The following are encoded together in the Lusitaniella coriacea LEGE 07157 genome:
- a CDS encoding TIGR04222 domain-containing membrane protein encodes MNILSHNFIADMYGPEFLGFYGAVIAATLIGVYHFLSRDTTTNLPSPLIPEQPDPYEIAYLRGGETEVLELVGWTLVRKGYLEIQDKDIKQATNPSNVFELKPLERAVFDWFSSAKKGGDMSRDLALRDKVREEYQSCLQKEKLLHSQATQLLSLKPKLSAIAAGIILGLGGYKFLIATSRGHHNVGFLMAMAFFSLFALWVIIEQRKTGLTTRGKTYLQQLNQVFAGLKVEAIPTPESDYNTMLAIALFGWGYLPEALFQSYSTLFSRFTVPSQSSGSSFGGSSGCGTSCGGGSSCGGGCGGCGGCGGCGG; translated from the coding sequence GTGAATATCTTAAGTCACAACTTCATCGCCGATATGTATGGTCCCGAATTTTTAGGGTTCTACGGCGCGGTGATTGCTGCTACCTTAATCGGGGTTTATCATTTTTTGTCGCGGGATACCACAACCAATCTACCTTCTCCTTTAATTCCCGAACAACCCGATCCTTACGAAATTGCCTACCTACGCGGTGGCGAAACCGAAGTGTTGGAGTTAGTGGGTTGGACGCTTGTACGAAAAGGGTATTTAGAAATTCAGGACAAAGATATCAAACAAGCAACGAATCCCTCTAATGTCTTTGAACTAAAGCCTTTGGAACGAGCTGTTTTTGACTGGTTTTCATCGGCGAAGAAGGGGGGAGATATGAGTCGCGATCTCGCACTGCGAGACAAGGTTCGAGAAGAATACCAAAGTTGTTTGCAAAAAGAGAAGCTTCTACATTCTCAAGCGACTCAACTGTTATCATTAAAGCCGAAATTGAGCGCGATCGCGGCTGGAATTATTCTGGGTTTAGGGGGCTATAAATTTCTCATTGCCACCTCGCGAGGACACCACAATGTCGGATTTCTCATGGCAATGGCATTCTTCTCCCTATTCGCATTGTGGGTAATAATCGAACAACGGAAAACCGGCTTGACGACTCGCGGAAAAACCTATCTCCAACAATTGAATCAAGTGTTTGCGGGATTAAAGGTTGAGGCGATTCCAACGCCCGAATCAGATTACAATACAATGCTCGCGATCGCGCTTTTTGGTTGGGGTTATCTTCCTGAAGCCCTGTTCCAAAGTTATTCCACGTTATTTTCTCGTTTTACTGTTCCCTCTCAATCGAGTGGCAGCAGTTTTGGTGGTAGCAGCGGCTGTGGCACCAGTTGCGGTGGCGGAAGTAGCTGTGGAGGCGGTTGCGGGGGCTGTGGCGGCTGCGGCGGCTGCGGTGGATAA
- a CDS encoding LysR family transcriptional regulator, whose protein sequence is MNIDYTHLRQLDLNLLVALDALIAEASVTRAAERLKMSQSAMSYSLKRLRVILNDEILVRTSRNMEVTTYARQIGDRVRQILTEIQSTLLENEVFNPAMAKKIFKIAASDYVEATIGTRLIGQLTNQAPGIRIRISNLAKETVMNALDNNQLDLAINPQLSLKSWHVREELYREEFVCVLRGNDSLTELPIADYLDQNHILVSMRDDFQGAGDKILERQQQSRQVIWSTSHFMTVPFLLANSDCAALLPKRMAQQCAKAMNLKLLAPPIEIDGFTVSMVWHQRNNNNPQHQWLRQQIIDAAQNIS, encoded by the coding sequence ATGAATATTGACTACACTCATCTTCGCCAACTCGATCTCAATTTATTAGTTGCCCTTGATGCTTTGATTGCAGAAGCGAGCGTCACGCGGGCAGCCGAAAGATTGAAGATGAGTCAATCTGCAATGAGTTATTCCCTAAAACGGTTGCGAGTGATTTTGAATGATGAGATTCTCGTTCGCACCTCAAGAAACATGGAAGTTACAACTTATGCTCGTCAAATTGGCGATCGCGTGCGTCAAATTCTGACAGAAATTCAGTCCACTTTATTAGAAAATGAAGTATTCAATCCCGCGATGGCTAAAAAGATTTTCAAAATCGCTGCCAGCGACTATGTTGAGGCGACAATAGGGACTCGTTTAATAGGACAGCTAACCAATCAAGCACCGGGTATTCGCATTCGTATTAGCAATCTAGCGAAAGAAACCGTTATGAATGCATTGGATAATAATCAACTCGATCTGGCAATTAATCCTCAATTATCCCTGAAAAGTTGGCACGTTCGAGAAGAGTTGTATCGAGAAGAGTTTGTTTGCGTGCTGAGAGGAAATGATTCTTTGACAGAGTTACCTATTGCGGATTATCTCGACCAAAACCATATTTTAGTGTCGATGCGCGACGATTTCCAGGGAGCAGGAGATAAAATCCTAGAACGACAACAGCAATCTCGACAAGTCATTTGGTCTACTTCTCACTTTATGACGGTTCCATTTCTCTTAGCAAATTCAGACTGTGCGGCATTACTTCCCAAGCGTATGGCGCAGCAGTGTGCCAAGGCGATGAATTTAAAGTTACTCGCACCCCCCATAGAAATAGACGGCTTTACTGTATCGATGGTTTGGCATCAGCGCAATAATAATAATCCTCAACACCAGTGGTTGCGACAGCAAATTATTGATGCTGCACAAAATATTTCATAA
- a CDS encoding SDR family oxidoreductase produces the protein MNRFEDKVALVTGGGSGIGRATALKFASEGASVVIGNRSEKAGQETVNLIQKAGGKASFFKTDVTQLENVQKLIKYTVDTYGGLHAAFNNAGVDDPQAMTPDQTEATFDRVMNVNVKGVWYSMKCEIEQMLNNGGGAIVNTSSIAGLTGFPGHITYTASKHAVLGLTKTAALEYAKQGIRINAVCPGAIETQMLDDLTGGDHEAREYMTSLHPIGRLGKPEEIANAVVWLCSDEASFILGQGVAVDGGFTAI, from the coding sequence ATGAATCGATTTGAAGATAAAGTTGCTTTAGTGACAGGTGGTGGTTCCGGTATTGGTCGTGCTACTGCTCTTAAGTTTGCCTCAGAAGGCGCATCTGTTGTAATTGGCAATCGCAGCGAAAAAGCAGGTCAAGAAACAGTGAATTTAATTCAAAAAGCGGGCGGTAAAGCTAGTTTTTTCAAAACTGATGTCACTCAATTGGAAAACGTTCAAAAGTTAATTAAATACACAGTCGATACCTATGGGGGGTTGCACGCTGCATTTAATAACGCAGGAGTAGATGACCCTCAAGCAATGACTCCAGACCAAACAGAAGCTACTTTCGATCGGGTGATGAACGTCAATGTCAAAGGAGTTTGGTACTCCATGAAATGCGAAATCGAGCAGATGTTAAATAATGGGGGTGGCGCAATTGTTAATACTTCCTCTATTGCGGGATTGACTGGTTTTCCGGGGCATATAACCTACACTGCATCGAAGCACGCTGTTTTGGGTTTGACTAAAACGGCTGCTTTAGAATACGCCAAACAAGGAATTCGTATTAATGCAGTTTGTCCGGGCGCAATTGAAACCCAAATGCTTGATGATTTGACGGGAGGAGATCATGAAGCGCGGGAATATATGACATCCTTGCATCCTATTGGTCGATTGGGCAAACCAGAAGAAATTGCGAACGCTGTTGTTTGGCTGTGTTCCGATGAAGCTTCTTTTATTCTCGGACAAGGTGTTGCAGTAGACGGAGGATTTACGGCAATTTAA
- a CDS encoding nuclear transport factor 2 family protein — protein MPFHDITELPSGFCDPNTVTSEKLSVEDRVQITELLHRIYLCEDSRDYDALEKILVSDYINEHPLFGKHESASSFIDWFKNTPAGFDGIRHNCLNSITHGIRENVAESVSYILVLQLFPAKSRNESPTEKLDSLLPRIIGHGVVRDRWIRQEDRWYLKHRVYQQMSINAAFLPDKAMREKAAQNP, from the coding sequence ATGCCATTTCATGACATTACTGAATTGCCATCAGGATTCTGCGATCCCAATACCGTCACAAGTGAAAAATTATCTGTAGAAGATAGAGTTCAAATTACCGAATTACTCCACCGCATCTATTTATGTGAAGATAGTCGGGATTATGATGCACTAGAAAAAATTTTAGTCTCTGACTATATTAACGAGCATCCTTTATTCGGTAAACATGAGAGTGCAAGCAGCTTTATTGATTGGTTTAAAAATACCCCTGCTGGCTTCGATGGTATTCGACATAATTGCTTAAATTCAATAACTCACGGAATTAGGGAGAATGTAGCTGAATCAGTCAGTTATATTCTGGTACTTCAACTTTTTCCTGCCAAATCTCGTAACGAGTCCCCCACTGAAAAACTAGATTCACTGCTACCTCGTATCATTGGTCATGGTGTTGTGCGCGATCGCTGGATACGGCAAGAAGATCGTTGGTATTTAAAACATCGTGTTTATCAGCAAATGTCTATTAATGCTGCTTTTTTACCAGATAAAGCTATGCGAGAAAAAGCTGCGCAAAATCCTTGA
- a CDS encoding NADPH-dependent F420 reductase — MKIGFIGYGSMAEALASKWVEKHSLFIGGRNREKAEKLAKKLGKAVEFGSEKEAASFGDVVVLATPHEAVFDAIEAAGGSDAFAGKVLLDINNPVELSDFLAKSYDGVSLAEAIAKAVPNAHVVKAFNMCQAKVWQMNPPKFDDRLLVVMYCGDDEKAKQKIAVLIEDVGCEAKDIGDLKYSRMLEPAAAIVIKLLFSGHGTYTVLNLIQPEV, encoded by the coding sequence ATGAAAATTGGATTTATTGGCTACGGAAGTATGGCTGAAGCGTTGGCTTCAAAGTGGGTTGAAAAACACTCGCTCTTTATTGGCGGGCGCAATAGAGAAAAAGCTGAGAAGTTGGCGAAAAAGCTTGGGAAAGCTGTTGAATTTGGTTCGGAAAAAGAAGCTGCTTCTTTCGGAGATGTTGTGGTTTTAGCTACGCCCCATGAAGCGGTTTTCGACGCAATAGAAGCGGCTGGGGGAAGCGATGCTTTTGCGGGTAAGGTTTTACTCGATATTAATAATCCAGTAGAGCTATCTGATTTTTTGGCTAAAAGTTATGATGGCGTTTCTTTAGCGGAAGCGATTGCCAAAGCTGTTCCCAATGCCCACGTTGTCAAGGCTTTTAATATGTGCCAAGCGAAGGTATGGCAGATGAATCCTCCCAAGTTTGACGATCGTCTTTTGGTTGTTATGTATTGCGGAGATGACGAGAAAGCGAAACAGAAAATTGCAGTTTTGATTGAAGATGTGGGTTGTGAGGCTAAAGATATCGGCGATTTGAAATATTCTCGAATGCTCGAACCTGCTGCTGCAATCGTGATTAAATTACTCTTTTCCGGACACGGTACTTATACTGTTTTGAATTTGATCCAGCCAGAGGTATAG
- a CDS encoding 16S rRNA (uracil(1498)-N(3))-methyltransferase → MQRFVISPQQKRAEQIQLTREQQHYLYRVLRLQRGDRAIALDGEGTAWIVQLQEDSAVIIELLNVQTELPISVTLIAALPKGNIFDEVVRSATELGVTTILPTLSDRALLKPSPQKLERWRRIAKEAAEQSERQIVPTLLDPVSFNDALHLTAETRDRYLCVARGNPQHLLASLQNFTSHSLVIAIGPEGGWTSLEVDRAIASGFQTVSLGKRVLRAATAPLAALSLIAAVLESYSNSQEY, encoded by the coding sequence ATGCAGCGATTTGTCATTTCTCCCCAGCAAAAACGTGCCGAACAAATTCAACTGACTCGCGAACAACAACATTACCTTTATCGGGTACTGCGGTTGCAACGGGGCGATCGCGCGATCGCGTTGGATGGAGAGGGAACAGCCTGGATTGTGCAATTACAGGAGGATTCAGCCGTTATTATTGAGTTGCTAAACGTTCAAACTGAACTCCCAATCTCGGTGACATTAATCGCCGCCTTACCCAAAGGCAATATTTTTGATGAGGTGGTACGCAGTGCAACGGAATTGGGAGTGACAACCATTCTCCCCACCCTCAGCGATCGCGCGTTGCTCAAACCCAGTCCCCAAAAACTCGAACGCTGGCGGCGCATCGCCAAAGAAGCGGCGGAACAGTCAGAACGGCAAATCGTTCCCACCCTTCTCGATCCTGTCTCTTTCAACGATGCACTGCACCTCACCGCCGAAACACGCGATCGCTATCTCTGCGTTGCGCGGGGGAACCCCCAACATCTCCTCGCCTCCTTGCAAAACTTCACCTCCCACTCCTTGGTTATTGCTATTGGGCCAGAAGGGGGCTGGACGAGTCTGGAAGTCGATCGCGCGATCGCGTCTGGTTTTCAAACCGTTTCCTTGGGTAAGCGCGTTCTGCGAGCGGCAACCGCACCTTTAGCAGCTTTGTCTCTCATTGCTGCTGTTTTGGAGAGTTATAGCAATAGCCAGGAGTATTAG
- a CDS encoding AI-2E family transporter — MESKESAILGRWLGFCVLIASFYILWQVRQLLLLVFTAVVLATALNRIVRQFKRVGIRNNRAIALTLSACFLLAVLFVWLVIPPFIEQFQNLLDLVPAVFWKLRSKLIQLEGQLPNFLPAPSSLSDLIVQLQPLSTQLVANFFTLFSTSIATLTKLLIVLVLTLMMLVNPVQYRQVFLKLFPSFYRQRADEILSKSEAALGSWLSGMVVNCLFIGIASGISLWILQVPLVLVHALMAGILNFIPNIGPLASAIFPVMIALLDAPWKVAAVLLVYFIIQNIESYWLSPTVMQNKVSLLPAVTLTAQFFFAKSFGLLGLILALPLTVVAKTWIEEVVLQDILDRWDRPRRDESKSLWERITN, encoded by the coding sequence GTGGAGTCCAAAGAAAGCGCGATCTTAGGTAGGTGGTTAGGTTTTTGCGTTCTGATTGCTTCCTTCTACATTTTGTGGCAGGTTCGACAACTGTTGTTGCTCGTTTTTACGGCTGTAGTTCTTGCCACTGCCCTCAATCGTATTGTACGCCAATTCAAACGTGTGGGGATTAGAAACAATCGCGCGATCGCGCTCACTTTGAGTGCTTGCTTCTTACTCGCCGTCCTATTTGTTTGGTTAGTTATTCCCCCCTTCATCGAGCAATTCCAAAATCTTCTCGATCTCGTACCTGCGGTGTTTTGGAAACTGCGATCGAAACTCATTCAGCTAGAAGGTCAACTCCCCAACTTTCTCCCAGCACCCTCAAGCTTGTCCGATTTAATCGTGCAATTACAACCCCTCAGCACGCAACTGGTTGCAAACTTTTTCACCTTATTTTCCACCTCGATCGCGACCCTCACCAAACTCCTGATCGTTCTCGTATTGACGTTGATGATGCTGGTCAATCCCGTTCAATACCGCCAGGTGTTTTTGAAACTATTTCCCTCGTTCTATCGCCAACGCGCAGATGAGATTCTCTCTAAATCAGAAGCGGCATTGGGTAGTTGGTTAAGCGGGATGGTCGTCAATTGCCTGTTTATCGGCATTGCGAGTGGGATTAGTTTGTGGATATTACAAGTTCCTTTAGTTCTGGTTCACGCGCTAATGGCGGGAATTCTCAACTTTATTCCCAATATCGGGCCGTTGGCGAGTGCGATTTTCCCCGTAATGATTGCGCTGTTGGATGCGCCGTGGAAAGTGGCTGCGGTGTTGCTGGTCTATTTCATCATCCAGAATATTGAAAGTTACTGGCTTTCCCCCACAGTGATGCAAAATAAAGTCTCGCTGTTGCCTGCGGTGACGCTGACGGCACAATTTTTCTTTGCCAAATCTTTTGGCTTGTTGGGATTGATTTTGGCACTACCTCTAACGGTTGTGGCTAAAACTTGGATTGAGGAGGTTGTGTTGCAGGATATTTTAGATCGTTGGGATCGTCCGCGTAGGGATGAAAGCAAATCTCTTTGGGAACGCATAACTAACTAA